The following proteins come from a genomic window of Frankia casuarinae:
- a CDS encoding radical SAM protein, producing the protein MIPLTPVVRTMPRYVTVFVNWSCNLTCRECWMYGDSAAESGWLADVRRDQMSLEMWTALVDELAADTGTPETTYLTMMGGEPLMHDHAVELMRIAKERLPSCNLDMSTNGTLLDRHAAGIVASGIDDVYLSVDGPSPEVNDPIRGRNAFGRAMRGLAALQEETRRAGRGPKVAINFVVTGMNYTHLPEMVRLTERLGLSEITVGLSSFFTRTEGEGSRAAFEAVTGRPFLSWAGYCNEHQHADLDPQRLRDLLDEAMNTSDSVSVLVPPVRYSNEDKSRFFTPRWHQTVRERTCVKLWAQTTVLPNGQVVSCTTFADTVMGSLRDGSLREVFHGETYTRMRETLRQGLQPICYRCCELNMDIDVDPTLYDAVAR; encoded by the coding sequence ATGATTCCACTGACCCCGGTGGTCAGGACCATGCCCCGGTACGTGACGGTGTTCGTGAACTGGTCGTGCAACCTGACCTGTCGTGAGTGCTGGATGTACGGGGACTCGGCCGCCGAGAGCGGCTGGCTGGCGGACGTCCGCCGCGACCAGATGAGCCTCGAGATGTGGACCGCGCTGGTCGACGAGCTCGCCGCGGACACCGGCACCCCGGAGACGACCTACCTGACCATGATGGGCGGCGAGCCGCTCATGCACGATCACGCGGTCGAGCTGATGCGGATCGCCAAGGAACGGCTGCCGTCCTGCAACCTGGACATGAGCACGAACGGCACGCTGCTCGACCGGCATGCGGCCGGCATCGTGGCCAGCGGCATCGACGACGTCTACCTGTCCGTCGACGGCCCCTCTCCCGAGGTCAACGACCCCATCCGCGGGCGCAACGCCTTCGGGCGGGCCATGAGGGGCCTGGCCGCCCTGCAGGAGGAGACGCGGCGCGCCGGCCGGGGGCCGAAGGTCGCGATCAACTTCGTGGTTACCGGCATGAACTACACCCACCTGCCCGAGATGGTCCGGCTCACCGAACGGCTGGGCCTGTCCGAGATCACGGTGGGCCTGTCGAGCTTCTTCACCCGCACGGAGGGCGAGGGTTCCCGGGCCGCCTTCGAGGCCGTGACCGGCCGGCCCTTCCTGTCCTGGGCCGGGTACTGCAACGAACACCAGCACGCCGACCTCGATCCGCAGCGGCTGCGCGACCTGCTCGACGAGGCGATGAACACCTCCGACTCGGTGTCGGTCCTGGTCCCCCCCGTCCGCTACAGCAACGAGGACAAGAGCAGGTTCTTCACCCCCCGGTGGCACCAGACCGTCCGGGAGCGGACCTGTGTGAAGCTCTGGGCCCAGACCACGGTGCTTCCCAACGGCCAGGTCGTGAGCTGCACCACGTTCGCCGACACGGTCATGGGGTCGCTGCGGGACGGATCCCTGCGGGAGGTGTTCCACGGCGAGACCTACACCCGGATGCGGGAGACCCTCCGGCAGGGGCTGCAGCCGATCTGCTACCGCTGCTGCGAGTTGAACATGGACATCGACGTGGACCCGACCCTGTACGACGCGGTGGCCCGGTGA
- a CDS encoding PIG-L deacetylase family protein — protein MGSTVLLVSPHPDDLAWSVGATVATLAGAGHDLHAVTVFGRSRYAPGSAAHGDAASVTALRTAEDAAWADRHAGAALVSLRLPDASLRGYTDDTEMGAAADPGLVRRVADGLAALAAAVRPRFLLAPMAVGGHVDHEVVRRAVDAVAPCLVPEPSVVWYADLPYAAATGPAPTRAGTLVAAGPYRRAIERGVLYYPSQLPGEHLPVLHRYLAAEGGERLRTDEPWATEALANLLGRADLSDTRFGAQR, from the coding sequence ATGGGGTCGACGGTGCTGCTGGTGTCCCCGCACCCGGACGACCTCGCCTGGTCCGTCGGTGCGACCGTCGCCACGCTGGCCGGCGCGGGACACGACCTGCACGCGGTGACCGTCTTCGGGCGCAGCCGCTATGCGCCGGGGTCGGCGGCGCACGGGGACGCCGCCTCGGTCACCGCGCTGCGTACGGCCGAGGACGCGGCGTGGGCCGACCGGCATGCCGGCGCCGCCCTGGTGTCGTTGCGGCTACCGGACGCCAGCCTGCGCGGGTACACGGACGACACGGAGATGGGTGCTGCCGCCGACCCCGGGCTGGTCCGCCGGGTGGCCGACGGGCTGGCCGCGCTGGCGGCCGCCGTGCGGCCGCGGTTCCTGCTGGCCCCGATGGCCGTCGGCGGCCATGTCGATCACGAGGTGGTCCGCCGGGCGGTGGACGCGGTGGCCCCCTGCCTCGTCCCGGAACCCTCGGTGGTCTGGTACGCCGACCTGCCCTACGCCGCGGCGACCGGCCCGGCGCCGACGCGGGCCGGGACCCTCGTGGCGGCCGGTCCGTACCGGCGGGCCATCGAGCGCGGGGTGCTGTACTACCCCTCCCAGCTGCCCGGCGAGCACCTGCCCGTCCTGCACCGGTACCTCGCGGCGGAAGGCGGTGAGCGGCTGCGCACCGACGAACCATGGGCGACCGAGGCCCTGGCCAACCTGCTCGGTCGAGCGGACCTGTCGGACACGAGATTCGGAGCCCAGCGATGA
- a CDS encoding APH(3') family aminoglycoside O-phosphotransferase produces the protein MVEAPSRPVAAPGPGPDRAWAHVVTRSYGTRVYRLDGHYLKSAPRRGREDHRFQAEAEAERLSWLARQGIPVPEVVDVGADETHMWLVTREVPGVPAAGPWPADRLDRVIDAVAELVLALHGLPAARCPFDRTLRITLPAARHAVRTGTVDLADLEPRHRGWSAQDLQRELDATPAPEQEQLVVCHGDLCLDNVLLDPDTLAPTALLDVGRCGVADVWLDLAVAVRNIGEECTRWGYGPGHAARLLARCGRQPDPVREHYYRLLDEFI, from the coding sequence GTGGTTGAGGCTCCGTCCCGACCCGTCGCGGCACCGGGACCCGGCCCGGACCGGGCCTGGGCACACGTCGTGACCCGCTCCTACGGCACCCGGGTGTACCGGCTCGACGGGCACTACCTGAAGTCGGCGCCGCGACGCGGGCGCGAGGACCATCGCTTTCAGGCCGAGGCCGAGGCCGAGCGGCTCTCGTGGCTGGCCCGGCAGGGGATTCCGGTTCCCGAGGTGGTCGACGTCGGCGCCGACGAGACGCACATGTGGCTGGTCACCCGGGAGGTGCCCGGGGTCCCCGCGGCGGGACCCTGGCCGGCGGACCGGCTCGACCGGGTGATCGACGCGGTGGCCGAACTCGTCCTCGCCTTGCACGGCCTGCCCGCCGCCCGGTGTCCCTTCGACCGCACCCTGCGGATCACCCTCCCGGCCGCCCGGCACGCCGTGCGGACGGGCACCGTCGACCTGGCCGACCTGGAACCACGCCACCGCGGCTGGAGTGCGCAGGACCTGCAGCGGGAACTCGACGCCACCCCGGCACCGGAGCAGGAGCAGCTCGTGGTCTGTCACGGCGATCTCTGCCTGGACAACGTGCTGCTCGACCCGGACACCCTGGCCCCGACCGCGCTGCTCGACGTCGGCCGCTGCGGTGTCGCCGACGTGTGGCTGGACCTGGCCGTGGCGGTGCGCAACATCGGCGAGGAATGCACCCGCTGGGGCTACGGTCCGGGCCACGCGGCCCGGTTGCTGGCCCGCTGCGGCCGACAGCCCGATCCCGTGCGCGAGCACTACTACCGGCTCCTGGACGAGTTCATCTGA
- a CDS encoding aminotransferase class III-fold pyridoxal phosphate-dependent enzyme produces MTALTNQETIQRARRCTAAEDYDIGTRFPSVFVSAQGSWMEDVEGRRILDVTAASGALLLGNRHPRVVESITRCIAEHGTVFASTLSLPRIELAERLCERYPAGEKAVFSKTGSEATTAAIRLARAASGRDVILTSGYHGWHDWHLSYLRIGYDAGNRIGCFGYSRHALARMLDAFGDDVAAVIVTPEPAWFDEEYYRGLSRLCASKGVLFIIDEVITAFRWGVRGLNGTGNVPADLITMSKGLGNGHSISSVVGRRDVIDAYDTAGVAGTYTREVPPMAAALAVLDEIDGTQAHANAERLGGVLRDGMRDVLAAVGIPAVVAGPPMMFDVVMPSEQISWDVYRAAFDHGAYFEDSGTHMVTTAFTDADVDHALAAFEKGAREVAERHTFEADALSPERLAQFRAEAFGGELDDEVVRQRIEQTVQAVVERDPALARRLDPSCG; encoded by the coding sequence GTGACTGCGCTGACCAACCAGGAGACGATCCAGCGGGCCCGGCGGTGCACCGCCGCGGAGGACTACGACATCGGCACCCGGTTTCCCTCGGTCTTCGTCTCGGCCCAAGGTTCCTGGATGGAGGACGTCGAAGGTCGGCGGATCCTCGACGTCACGGCCGCCAGCGGTGCCCTCCTGCTGGGCAACCGCCATCCGCGGGTGGTGGAGTCGATCACCCGTTGCATCGCCGAGCACGGCACCGTCTTCGCGAGCACCCTCTCGCTGCCCCGCATCGAGCTGGCCGAGCGACTGTGCGAGCGCTACCCGGCCGGGGAGAAGGCCGTGTTCAGCAAGACCGGGTCGGAGGCGACCACGGCGGCCATCCGCCTGGCGCGGGCCGCGTCCGGACGCGACGTCATCCTCACCTCCGGCTATCACGGCTGGCACGACTGGCACCTGTCCTACCTGCGCATCGGCTATGACGCGGGCAACCGGATCGGCTGCTTCGGCTACAGCAGGCACGCCCTGGCCCGGATGCTGGACGCGTTCGGCGACGACGTGGCCGCGGTGATCGTCACACCGGAGCCGGCCTGGTTCGACGAGGAGTACTACCGCGGCCTGTCGCGGCTGTGTGCCAGCAAGGGCGTCCTGTTCATCATCGACGAGGTGATCACCGCCTTCCGGTGGGGGGTGCGGGGGCTGAACGGGACCGGGAACGTCCCGGCGGATCTCATCACCATGAGCAAGGGCCTGGGCAACGGGCACTCGATCTCGTCGGTGGTGGGCCGGCGGGACGTGATCGACGCCTACGACACCGCCGGGGTCGCGGGCACGTACACCCGTGAGGTACCGCCGATGGCCGCCGCCCTGGCGGTGCTGGACGAGATCGACGGCACGCAGGCCCATGCCAACGCCGAACGGCTGGGCGGGGTCCTGCGCGACGGGATGCGCGACGTCCTCGCCGCGGTCGGTATCCCGGCCGTGGTCGCCGGCCCGCCGATGATGTTCGACGTCGTGATGCCCTCCGAGCAGATCTCGTGGGACGTCTACCGGGCCGCCTTCGACCACGGCGCCTACTTCGAGGACAGCGGGACCCACATGGTCACCACCGCCTTCACCGACGCCGACGTGGATCATGCCCTGGCCGCCTTCGAGAAGGGCGCCCGCGAGGTCGCCGAACGGCACACCTTCGAGGCGGACGCGCTGTCGCCGGAACGCCTGGCCCAGTTCCGCGCCGAGGCGTTCGGCGGTGAGCTCGACGACGAGGTGGTCCGGCAGCGCATCGAACAGACCGTGCAGGCGGTGGTGGAGCGGGACCCGGCCCTGGCCCGCCGGCTGGATCCGTCCTGTGGTTGA